The following proteins come from a genomic window of Phacochoerus africanus isolate WHEZ1 chromosome 9, ROS_Pafr_v1, whole genome shotgun sequence:
- the UBL7 gene encoding ubiquitin-like protein 7 isoform X1 has translation MQRGASGFRREDLRRKRERERERMSLSDWHLAVKLADQPLAPKSILRLPEAELGEYSLGGYSISFLKQLIAGKLQESVPDPELIDLIYCGRKLKDDQTLDFYGIQPGSTVHVLRKSWPEPDQKPEPVDKVAALREFRVLHTALHSSSSYREAVFKMLSNKESLDQIIVATPGLSSDPIALGVLQDKDLFSVFADPNMLDTLVPAHPALVNAIVLVLHSVAGSTPLPGADTSSRGMPSSSYRDMPGGFLFEGLSDEEDDFHPSARSTPSSSTSSSRPASLGYSGAAGPRPITQSELATALALASTPESSSHTPTPGTQGHSSGTSPMSSGVQSGTPITNDLFSQALQHALQASGQPSLQSQWQPQLQQLRDMGIQDDELSLRALQATGGDIQAALELIFAGGAP, from the exons ATGCAGCGCGGAGCTTCCGGTTTCCGGCGAGAGGACCTGA ggagaaagagagagcgcGAAAGAGAGAGGATGTCTCTCTCAGATTGGCACCTGGCGGTGAAGCTGGCTGACCAGCCACTTGCCCCCAAATCTATTCTTCGGTTGCCAGAGGCGGAGCTCGGAGAATACTCACTGGGGGGGTATAGTATTTCGTTTCTGAAACAGCTTATTGCTGGCAAACTCCAGGAGTCTGTTCCAGACCCGGAGCTGATTG atctcatCTACTGTGGCCGGAAGCTCAAAGATGATCAGACTCTTGACTTCTATGGCATTCAGCCTGGGTCCACAGTCCATGTTCTGCGCAAGTCCTGGCCTGAGCCTGATCAGAAACCGG AACCTGTGGACAAAGTGGCTGCCCTGAGGGAGTTCCGGGTGCTGCACACTGCCCTGCACAGCAGCTCCTCCTACAGGGAGGCG GTCTTTAAGATGCTCAGCAATAAGGAATCTCTGGATCAGATTATTGTGGCCACCCCGGGCCTCAGCAGTGATCCCATTGCTCTTG GGGTTCTCCAGGACAAGGACCTCTTCTCTGTCTTTGCTGATCCCAACATGCTTGATAC GTTGGTGCCTGCTCACCCAGCCCTGGTAAATGCCATTGTCTTGGTTCTGCACTCAGTAGCAGGTAGCACGCCACTGCCAGGGGCCGACACCTCTTCCCGCGGCATGCCCTCCAGCTCATACCGGGACATGCCAG GTGGCTTCCTGTTTGAAGGGCTCTCCGATGAGGAGGATGACTTTCACCCA AGCGCCAGGTCCACGCCCTCGAGCAGCACGTCCAGCTCCCGCCCAGCTTCCCTGGGGTACAGTGGAGCCGCCGGACCCCGGCCCATCACTCAGAGCGAGCTGGCCacggccctggccctggccagcACTCCGGAGAGCAGCTCTCACACGCCAACTCCTGGCACCCAG GGCCATTCCTCTGGGACCTCCCCAATGTCCTCAGGCGTCCAGTCAGGGACGCCCATCACCAACGATCTGTTCAGCCAAGCCCTACAGCATGCGCTGCAGGCCTCCGGGCAGCCCAGCCTTCAG AGCCAGTGGcaaccccagctgcagcagctaCGTGACATGGGCATCCAGGATGATGAGCTGAGCCTGCGGGCCCTGCAGGCCACCGGGGGGGACATCCAAGCGGCCCTAGAGCTCATCTTTGCCGGCGGGGCCCCATGA
- the UBL7 gene encoding ubiquitin-like protein 7 isoform X4 produces MQRGASGFRREDLRRKRERERERMSLSDWHLAVKLADQPLAPKSILRLPEAELGEYSLGGYSISFLKQLIAGKLQESVPDPELIDLIYCGRKLKDDQTLDFYGIQPGSTVHVLRKSWPEPDQKPEPVDKVAALREFRVLHTALHSSSSYREAVFKMLSNKESLDQIIVATPGLSSDPIALGGFLFEGLSDEEDDFHPSARSTPSSSTSSSRPASLGYSGAAGPRPITQSELATALALASTPESSSHTPTPGTQGHSSGTSPMSSGVQSGTPITNDLFSQALQHALQASGQPSLQSQWQPQLQQLRDMGIQDDELSLRALQATGGDIQAALELIFAGGAP; encoded by the exons ATGCAGCGCGGAGCTTCCGGTTTCCGGCGAGAGGACCTGA ggagaaagagagagcgcGAAAGAGAGAGGATGTCTCTCTCAGATTGGCACCTGGCGGTGAAGCTGGCTGACCAGCCACTTGCCCCCAAATCTATTCTTCGGTTGCCAGAGGCGGAGCTCGGAGAATACTCACTGGGGGGGTATAGTATTTCGTTTCTGAAACAGCTTATTGCTGGCAAACTCCAGGAGTCTGTTCCAGACCCGGAGCTGATTG atctcatCTACTGTGGCCGGAAGCTCAAAGATGATCAGACTCTTGACTTCTATGGCATTCAGCCTGGGTCCACAGTCCATGTTCTGCGCAAGTCCTGGCCTGAGCCTGATCAGAAACCGG AACCTGTGGACAAAGTGGCTGCCCTGAGGGAGTTCCGGGTGCTGCACACTGCCCTGCACAGCAGCTCCTCCTACAGGGAGGCG GTCTTTAAGATGCTCAGCAATAAGGAATCTCTGGATCAGATTATTGTGGCCACCCCGGGCCTCAGCAGTGATCCCATTGCTCTTG GTGGCTTCCTGTTTGAAGGGCTCTCCGATGAGGAGGATGACTTTCACCCA AGCGCCAGGTCCACGCCCTCGAGCAGCACGTCCAGCTCCCGCCCAGCTTCCCTGGGGTACAGTGGAGCCGCCGGACCCCGGCCCATCACTCAGAGCGAGCTGGCCacggccctggccctggccagcACTCCGGAGAGCAGCTCTCACACGCCAACTCCTGGCACCCAG GGCCATTCCTCTGGGACCTCCCCAATGTCCTCAGGCGTCCAGTCAGGGACGCCCATCACCAACGATCTGTTCAGCCAAGCCCTACAGCATGCGCTGCAGGCCTCCGGGCAGCCCAGCCTTCAG AGCCAGTGGcaaccccagctgcagcagctaCGTGACATGGGCATCCAGGATGATGAGCTGAGCCTGCGGGCCCTGCAGGCCACCGGGGGGGACATCCAAGCGGCCCTAGAGCTCATCTTTGCCGGCGGGGCCCCATGA
- the UBL7 gene encoding ubiquitin-like protein 7 isoform X2: protein MSLSDWHLAVKLADQPLAPKSILRLPEAELGEYSLGGYSISFLKQLIAGKLQESVPDPELIDLIYCGRKLKDDQTLDFYGIQPGSTVHVLRKSWPEPDQKPEPVDKVAALREFRVLHTALHSSSSYREAVFKMLSNKESLDQIIVATPGLSSDPIALGVLQDKDLFSVFADPNMLDTLVPAHPALVNAIVLVLHSVAGSTPLPGADTSSRGMPSSSYRDMPGGFLFEGLSDEEDDFHPSARSTPSSSTSSSRPASLGYSGAAGPRPITQSELATALALASTPESSSHTPTPGTQGHSSGTSPMSSGVQSGTPITNDLFSQALQHALQASGQPSLQSQWQPQLQQLRDMGIQDDELSLRALQATGGDIQAALELIFAGGAP, encoded by the exons ATGTCTCTCTCAGATTGGCACCTGGCGGTGAAGCTGGCTGACCAGCCACTTGCCCCCAAATCTATTCTTCGGTTGCCAGAGGCGGAGCTCGGAGAATACTCACTGGGGGGGTATAGTATTTCGTTTCTGAAACAGCTTATTGCTGGCAAACTCCAGGAGTCTGTTCCAGACCCGGAGCTGATTG atctcatCTACTGTGGCCGGAAGCTCAAAGATGATCAGACTCTTGACTTCTATGGCATTCAGCCTGGGTCCACAGTCCATGTTCTGCGCAAGTCCTGGCCTGAGCCTGATCAGAAACCGG AACCTGTGGACAAAGTGGCTGCCCTGAGGGAGTTCCGGGTGCTGCACACTGCCCTGCACAGCAGCTCCTCCTACAGGGAGGCG GTCTTTAAGATGCTCAGCAATAAGGAATCTCTGGATCAGATTATTGTGGCCACCCCGGGCCTCAGCAGTGATCCCATTGCTCTTG GGGTTCTCCAGGACAAGGACCTCTTCTCTGTCTTTGCTGATCCCAACATGCTTGATAC GTTGGTGCCTGCTCACCCAGCCCTGGTAAATGCCATTGTCTTGGTTCTGCACTCAGTAGCAGGTAGCACGCCACTGCCAGGGGCCGACACCTCTTCCCGCGGCATGCCCTCCAGCTCATACCGGGACATGCCAG GTGGCTTCCTGTTTGAAGGGCTCTCCGATGAGGAGGATGACTTTCACCCA AGCGCCAGGTCCACGCCCTCGAGCAGCACGTCCAGCTCCCGCCCAGCTTCCCTGGGGTACAGTGGAGCCGCCGGACCCCGGCCCATCACTCAGAGCGAGCTGGCCacggccctggccctggccagcACTCCGGAGAGCAGCTCTCACACGCCAACTCCTGGCACCCAG GGCCATTCCTCTGGGACCTCCCCAATGTCCTCAGGCGTCCAGTCAGGGACGCCCATCACCAACGATCTGTTCAGCCAAGCCCTACAGCATGCGCTGCAGGCCTCCGGGCAGCCCAGCCTTCAG AGCCAGTGGcaaccccagctgcagcagctaCGTGACATGGGCATCCAGGATGATGAGCTGAGCCTGCGGGCCCTGCAGGCCACCGGGGGGGACATCCAAGCGGCCCTAGAGCTCATCTTTGCCGGCGGGGCCCCATGA
- the UBL7 gene encoding ubiquitin-like protein 7 isoform X3, which yields MQRGASGFRREDLRRKRERERERMSLSDWHLAVKLADQPLAPKSILRLPEAELGEYSLGGYSISFLKQLIAGKLQESVPDPELIDLIYCGRKLKDDQTLDFYGIQPGSTVHVLRKSWPEPDQKPGVLQDKDLFSVFADPNMLDTLVPAHPALVNAIVLVLHSVAGSTPLPGADTSSRGMPSSSYRDMPGGFLFEGLSDEEDDFHPSARSTPSSSTSSSRPASLGYSGAAGPRPITQSELATALALASTPESSSHTPTPGTQGHSSGTSPMSSGVQSGTPITNDLFSQALQHALQASGQPSLQSQWQPQLQQLRDMGIQDDELSLRALQATGGDIQAALELIFAGGAP from the exons ATGCAGCGCGGAGCTTCCGGTTTCCGGCGAGAGGACCTGA ggagaaagagagagcgcGAAAGAGAGAGGATGTCTCTCTCAGATTGGCACCTGGCGGTGAAGCTGGCTGACCAGCCACTTGCCCCCAAATCTATTCTTCGGTTGCCAGAGGCGGAGCTCGGAGAATACTCACTGGGGGGGTATAGTATTTCGTTTCTGAAACAGCTTATTGCTGGCAAACTCCAGGAGTCTGTTCCAGACCCGGAGCTGATTG atctcatCTACTGTGGCCGGAAGCTCAAAGATGATCAGACTCTTGACTTCTATGGCATTCAGCCTGGGTCCACAGTCCATGTTCTGCGCAAGTCCTGGCCTGAGCCTGATCAGAAACCGG GGGTTCTCCAGGACAAGGACCTCTTCTCTGTCTTTGCTGATCCCAACATGCTTGATAC GTTGGTGCCTGCTCACCCAGCCCTGGTAAATGCCATTGTCTTGGTTCTGCACTCAGTAGCAGGTAGCACGCCACTGCCAGGGGCCGACACCTCTTCCCGCGGCATGCCCTCCAGCTCATACCGGGACATGCCAG GTGGCTTCCTGTTTGAAGGGCTCTCCGATGAGGAGGATGACTTTCACCCA AGCGCCAGGTCCACGCCCTCGAGCAGCACGTCCAGCTCCCGCCCAGCTTCCCTGGGGTACAGTGGAGCCGCCGGACCCCGGCCCATCACTCAGAGCGAGCTGGCCacggccctggccctggccagcACTCCGGAGAGCAGCTCTCACACGCCAACTCCTGGCACCCAG GGCCATTCCTCTGGGACCTCCCCAATGTCCTCAGGCGTCCAGTCAGGGACGCCCATCACCAACGATCTGTTCAGCCAAGCCCTACAGCATGCGCTGCAGGCCTCCGGGCAGCCCAGCCTTCAG AGCCAGTGGcaaccccagctgcagcagctaCGTGACATGGGCATCCAGGATGATGAGCTGAGCCTGCGGGCCCTGCAGGCCACCGGGGGGGACATCCAAGCGGCCCTAGAGCTCATCTTTGCCGGCGGGGCCCCATGA